A stretch of the Amycolatopsis sp. BJA-103 genome encodes the following:
- a CDS encoding VOC family protein has translation MRTRMLAVTVDCREAEALAAFWKEALGYPETSRWTDGHGVTYVELKGPDVLSLLFQPVPEEKSGKNRLHLDLASNELEQREEVARLVSLGAKVVDDPESDPWVVMADPEGNEFCVLPRH, from the coding sequence ATGCGAACCCGGATGCTCGCCGTCACCGTCGACTGCCGCGAGGCCGAAGCGCTGGCCGCGTTCTGGAAGGAAGCGCTCGGTTACCCCGAAACGTCCCGGTGGACGGACGGGCACGGGGTGACCTACGTCGAACTGAAGGGCCCGGACGTCCTGAGTCTGCTCTTCCAGCCGGTGCCCGAGGAGAAGTCGGGCAAGAACCGGCTGCACCTCGACCTCGCCTCCAACGAACTCGAGCAACGCGAAGAGGTCGCCCGGCTCGTTTCGCTCGGCGCCAAGGTCGTCGACGACCCCGAGTCGGATCCCTGGGTCGTCATGGCCGATCCGGAAGGCAACGAGTTCTGCGTGCTGCCCCGGCACTGA
- a CDS encoding lipase family protein translates to MFAVTVDVRRAMAVLAAAFVALATLVVAAPPVRAADFPQNPRNDPFYAQPSPFPDVAPGTVLDSRPVTVRALALPLPIRAWQVKYKSTDTRGRPIADVATVLQPLVPPPGPRKLVSYQTAQDGLTTDCAPSYVLRTGLALPAEELALMVPLLAAGHTVVTADYQGPDSQWTAGLNTAHGVLDGIRAAQRFAPARLNGAATPTALMGYSGGALASQWANEIQPSYAPELKFAGVAAGGVPADMGYIARQIDGGPLSGVYIGAAVGLSRAYPEIDLATLLNARGKAAFAEVGKQCIDQFSVGQAFRRMADYVTVPELLDVPAVKRVIAENVMGGHEPGSPTYFYQGIFDELTPIPPVDKLVAKYCAAGVKIKYDRIPVGEHVTVAVQGAPGALAYVNDRLAGKPVPSSC, encoded by the coding sequence GTGTTCGCAGTCACCGTCGACGTGCGCCGCGCCATGGCCGTCCTGGCCGCAGCCTTCGTCGCCCTCGCCACCCTGGTGGTCGCCGCGCCACCCGTCCGTGCCGCCGATTTCCCGCAGAATCCCCGGAACGATCCCTTCTACGCCCAGCCGTCGCCGTTCCCCGACGTCGCGCCGGGCACCGTGCTCGACTCCCGGCCGGTCACCGTCCGGGCGCTCGCCCTGCCGCTCCCGATCCGGGCCTGGCAGGTCAAGTACAAGTCCACCGACACCCGGGGCAGGCCGATCGCCGACGTCGCGACCGTCCTGCAGCCGCTCGTCCCGCCGCCGGGGCCGCGCAAACTCGTCTCCTACCAGACCGCGCAGGACGGTCTCACCACCGATTGCGCGCCGTCGTACGTGCTCCGGACCGGGCTGGCCCTGCCCGCCGAGGAACTCGCCCTGATGGTGCCGCTGCTCGCGGCCGGGCACACCGTCGTCACCGCGGACTACCAGGGACCCGATTCACAATGGACGGCCGGGCTCAACACCGCGCACGGCGTCCTCGACGGAATCCGTGCGGCACAACGGTTCGCGCCCGCGCGACTGAACGGCGCGGCCACGCCGACCGCGTTGATGGGCTATTCCGGTGGCGCGCTGGCGAGCCAGTGGGCCAACGAGATCCAGCCGTCGTACGCGCCGGAGCTGAAGTTCGCCGGTGTCGCGGCGGGCGGGGTCCCGGCCGACATGGGCTACATCGCGCGGCAGATCGACGGCGGACCGTTGTCGGGTGTCTACATCGGAGCGGCCGTCGGACTCAGCAGGGCGTATCCGGAGATCGACCTCGCCACTCTGCTCAACGCGCGCGGCAAGGCGGCGTTCGCCGAGGTCGGGAAGCAGTGCATCGACCAGTTCAGTGTCGGGCAGGCGTTCCGTCGCATGGCCGATTACGTGACCGTGCCGGAACTGCTCGACGTCCCGGCGGTGAAACGGGTGATCGCCGAGAACGTCATGGGCGGGCACGAACCGGGTTCGCCGACGTACTTCTACCAAGGGATCTTCGATGAACTGACGCCGATCCCGCCGGTCGACAAGCTGGTCGCGAAGTACTGCGCGGCGGGCGTGAAGATCAAGTACGACCGGATCCCCGTCGGCGAGCACGTCACCGTCGCGGTCCAGGGCGCACCCGGCGCGCTGGCCTATGTCAACGATCGGCTCGCCGGGAAACCGGTGCCGAGTTCCTGCTGA
- a CDS encoding DIP1984 family protein, translating to MSRIKLAEALALRADATKKVEALRSRIVDNARHQEGEEPAEDASALLVDVETALGDLESLIQRINRTNAATPLGEGTITDAIAHRDVLRLRHGVLTAAADAAAGRNQSGYGRQLRSELRYLSALPVAELRSRADRVAGEIRVVDVEIQRTNWETDLLD from the coding sequence ATGTCCCGGATCAAACTGGCCGAAGCGCTCGCTCTGCGCGCCGACGCGACGAAGAAGGTGGAGGCGCTGCGCTCCCGGATCGTCGACAACGCACGCCACCAAGAGGGCGAGGAACCGGCGGAGGACGCGTCCGCGCTCCTCGTCGACGTCGAAACCGCGCTGGGCGACCTGGAATCGCTGATCCAGCGGATCAACCGGACCAACGCCGCGACCCCGCTCGGGGAAGGCACGATCACCGACGCGATCGCGCACCGCGACGTCCTCCGGCTCAGGCACGGCGTCCTCACCGCGGCCGCCGACGCCGCGGCGGGCCGCAACCAAAGCGGCTACGGCCGTCAGCTCCGCTCGGAACTCCGGTATCTCTCCGCGCTTCCGGTCGCGGAGCTGCGGTCCCGCGCGGACCGGGTCGCCGGCGAGATCCGGGTGGTCGACGTCGAGATCCAGCGCACCAACTGGGAGACCGACCTCCTGGACTGA
- a CDS encoding TetR/AcrR family transcriptional regulator gives MAASRPPRTRPSRAETRRRVLDAATAVFARQGIAGTSLNDIAAEAGLTKGAVYSNFSGRDDLVLTIMEEHIVERMGAATAVFDEIADLEEATAEAGARLLSGIGTDATWHRLLLEYWGLAMRDPAIHAGFAERRARLREAITRAIRKAAGAHSVELPIPAEQLAVVILALSNGLAVERGVDAGAVPETLFTDVLRLLITPRPT, from the coding sequence ATGGCCGCTTCCCGTCCTCCCCGCACCCGCCCGAGCCGGGCCGAAACCCGGCGGCGCGTGCTCGACGCGGCGACCGCCGTGTTCGCCCGTCAAGGCATCGCGGGAACTTCGCTCAACGACATCGCGGCCGAAGCCGGGCTCACCAAGGGCGCCGTGTACTCCAACTTCAGCGGCCGCGACGATCTGGTGCTGACCATCATGGAAGAGCACATCGTCGAGCGGATGGGCGCCGCCACCGCGGTCTTCGACGAGATCGCCGATCTGGAGGAGGCGACGGCCGAGGCGGGTGCCCGGTTGCTGAGCGGAATCGGCACCGACGCCACCTGGCATCGGCTGCTGCTGGAGTACTGGGGCCTGGCGATGCGGGATCCGGCGATCCACGCGGGTTTCGCGGAACGCCGGGCCCGGCTGCGGGAGGCCATCACCCGCGCGATCCGCAAAGCCGCCGGGGCGCACTCGGTGGAACTGCCGATCCCGGCCGAACAACTCGCGGTGGTGATCCTCGCGCTGTCGAACGGCCTCGCCGTCGAGCGCGGAGTGGACGCCGGCGCGGTCCCCGAAACACTCTTCACCGACGTCCTGCGACTCTTGATCACGCCTCGCCCCACCTGA